A DNA window from Ignavibacteriales bacterium contains the following coding sequences:
- a CDS encoding glycosyltransferase family 1 protein: protein MNIILLSNYSIGCVPFYVKRALEKIGHNVFPFSPDYNLDGWTKCAEDVDVTEIVKNISIPIDLILCVEASTGTKFFPKGLDSVPAPTAWWGIDNHLNYRWHKEYANLFDIGFFAQKEYLHKAQKYGLKNSFWLPPGCDEEFHRDRNYERIYDVSFVGNLTPNRKTFFNSLGVPVNLVSGVYLDKMGEVYSKSKIVLNISAREDLNMRVFEVMCSGALLVTQRIDAGINELFEEGRHFVFHDIKNAGKIVRYYLDHPEERVRIADAGKEIAVSENTYAKRVETILAKVKEFSGYTESRRQKFNSYKIYIQESLVYKHRSFKLLNESRRSFNEAMNRNKFLTIFYLLRFSFYRLIERIDKMFKKNF from the coding sequence ATGAATATTATTTTGCTCTCTAATTATTCAATCGGTTGTGTGCCTTTTTATGTAAAACGCGCCCTTGAAAAAATAGGGCATAATGTTTTTCCTTTCAGCCCTGATTATAACCTGGATGGATGGACGAAATGTGCGGAGGATGTGGATGTAACCGAGATAGTAAAAAATATTTCAATACCGATCGATCTCATTCTCTGTGTGGAAGCGAGTACGGGAACAAAATTTTTTCCGAAAGGATTGGATTCTGTTCCGGCGCCAACAGCTTGGTGGGGAATAGATAACCATTTGAATTATCGATGGCACAAGGAATATGCAAACTTATTCGATATTGGATTTTTTGCGCAAAAAGAGTACCTTCACAAGGCGCAGAAATATGGATTAAAAAATTCATTTTGGCTTCCTCCCGGATGTGATGAAGAATTTCATCGCGACAGAAATTATGAAAGAATTTATGATGTGAGTTTTGTTGGAAACCTGACTCCTAACCGTAAAACATTTTTCAATTCGCTTGGTGTACCCGTTAATCTCGTTTCCGGGGTATATTTAGATAAAATGGGTGAAGTGTACAGCAAATCTAAAATAGTACTGAATATCAGCGCCCGCGAAGATTTGAATATGCGTGTATTCGAAGTTATGTGTTCGGGTGCATTACTAGTTACACAAAGGATAGATGCGGGTATCAACGAGTTGTTTGAAGAAGGCAGGCATTTTGTTTTTCATGACATAAAAAATGCGGGTAAAATTGTTAGGTATTACCTGGATCATCCTGAAGAACGCGTGCGAATCGCTGATGCAGGAAAAGAAATAGCTGTCAGCGAGAATACGTATGCTAAGCGGGTGGAGACAATACTCGCGAAAGTCAAAGAGTTTAGCGGATATACCGAATCGAGAAGACAAAAATTTAATTCATATAAAATATATATCCAGGAAAGTTTAGTCTATAAACACCGATCGTTCAAATTACTGAATGAATCGAGGCGATCGTTTAACGAAGCGATGAATAGGAATAAATTTCTAACAATATTTTACCTATTGCGATTTTCATTTTACAGATTGATTGAACGAATTGATAAAATGTTCAAGAAAAATTTTTAA
- a CDS encoding glycosyltransferase family 4 protein — protein sequence MIFGIDYQAAVPTERSGIGTYIFNLVDALSSIDGRNEYNLLVPSMDKSLKAVSENFKYISKKNPFRFIKRFDSFHGPDFKLISVRAGRKIVTIHDLASRVEGDFMSEDFLALTRNKIEKSTDKADVIVTVSKTIKHQLEEYYPRIRGKIRVVYHGIGDEIQRTNQKDLEFEKLGKYGITTPYFLFVGNLETRKNIITLLKAFQSFIQKEKTNHQLVLVGKPGWGYERIMKHVNESACRDRIRFVGWICSADISTLYSNADLFVYPSWYEGFGFPLLEAMKCGVPVIASDIPTHREIAGNAAIFVPPSDAESFAQKFSLLLSDGQLRTGLVQSGKSRSELFTWKKAAQAMLDIYEG from the coding sequence ATGATATTCGGAATAGATTATCAAGCGGCTGTCCCCACGGAACGATCAGGGATCGGAACTTATATCTTCAATCTTGTTGATGCTTTGTCTTCCATCGATGGAAGAAATGAATATAATCTTCTTGTCCCTTCGATGGATAAATCATTAAAAGCGGTAAGTGAGAATTTCAAATATATTAGTAAGAAAAATCCATTTCGATTCATAAAACGATTCGATTCATTCCACGGTCCCGATTTCAAACTGATCAGTGTGAGAGCGGGTAGGAAGATTGTAACTATTCATGATTTAGCAAGCAGGGTGGAGGGTGATTTTATGTCAGAGGATTTTCTCGCTTTGACCCGGAATAAAATTGAAAAATCCACTGACAAGGCAGATGTTATCGTAACGGTAAGCAAAACTATCAAACATCAGCTTGAAGAATATTATCCCAGAATAAGAGGAAAGATTCGAGTTGTATATCACGGTATCGGAGATGAAATTCAGCGAACAAACCAAAAAGACCTAGAATTCGAGAAGCTCGGGAAATATGGGATAACTACTCCTTATTTCCTTTTTGTCGGCAATCTTGAAACACGAAAAAATATTATAACTTTATTAAAAGCATTTCAAAGTTTTATTCAAAAAGAAAAGACCAACCATCAACTAGTATTAGTAGGTAAGCCGGGCTGGGGTTACGAACGAATAATGAAGCATGTGAATGAATCTGCATGTCGAGACCGAATTCGTTTTGTGGGATGGATATGCAGTGCCGATATTTCCACTCTTTATTCGAATGCAGATTTGTTCGTCTATCCATCTTGGTACGAGGGTTTCGGATTCCCCTTACTTGAAGCAATGAAATGCGGTGTTCCCGTTATCGCATCCGATATCCCAACTCATCGTGAGATTGCAGGTAATGCAGCGATTTTTGTTCCACCATCCGATGCAGAAAGTTTTGCGCAAAAATTTTCTTTGCTTCTATCCGATGGACAATTAAGAACCGGGCTTGTTCAATCCGGGAAATCCCGATCCGAATTATTCACATGGAAGAAAGCAGCACAGGCGATGCTCGATATTTATGAAGGTTAA
- a CDS encoding O-antigen ligase family protein, which produces MMNVNSFRVLVDKWIWWGIVTFVAVLIFSIAIVQIVVGVLTILWIVKIVITRNYKFVRTPLDYPFIAFVVLRIVSVFFSVDFSASIPTLYKEIPFYIIYFIVTNNLAIDDKNQIKKLIWIMIFAGCVASIYGCTKVIFGYEERASSSTSGYSTLGMFLAVLISFTLWLGKSKLFFTSRLLWSLSLVIMGSGLLLTLNRTHWGVLAVILIIVGLLRERIALFVTAIVSGLIIVFIPSISNRFYQMIHFLEYTSGRNVIWQGALMKFTERPIFGFGPRTFEQIFPLREQLEDKLIASWHNDFLQVYMESGLFALIAFLWIIIAIYYYGLKIVRLKEFDLFYKEITIAILLGMSAFFLTGLVGGFIIDPITSLLFRFLLAILALISCTVTKKIKIDGKKT; this is translated from the coding sequence ATGATGAATGTAAATTCGTTCAGAGTTTTAGTCGATAAATGGATTTGGTGGGGAATAGTTACATTTGTTGCGGTACTGATATTTTCGATCGCCATTGTTCAAATAGTGGTCGGTGTTCTCACCATCCTTTGGATCGTGAAGATTGTTATAACCCGGAATTACAAATTTGTGCGGACTCCACTGGATTATCCGTTCATCGCATTTGTTGTTTTACGCATCGTTTCGGTTTTCTTTTCTGTAGATTTTTCCGCGAGTATTCCAACTCTGTATAAAGAAATCCCTTTTTATATAATCTATTTCATCGTCACTAATAATCTAGCGATCGACGATAAAAATCAAATTAAAAAATTGATATGGATAATGATATTTGCCGGGTGTGTCGCAAGTATCTATGGGTGTACTAAAGTGATTTTCGGTTATGAAGAACGTGCCAGTTCGAGCACTTCGGGATATAGCACGCTCGGAATGTTTTTAGCAGTTTTGATTTCGTTTACCTTATGGCTCGGTAAGAGTAAACTATTTTTCACCTCACGTTTGTTGTGGAGTTTGAGCTTGGTAATCATGGGAAGCGGTTTGCTCTTGACTCTGAATCGAACTCATTGGGGAGTTTTGGCTGTTATCCTTATTATTGTTGGATTATTGAGGGAAAGAATTGCGTTGTTTGTTACTGCCATCGTAAGCGGGCTGATAATAGTTTTCATCCCTTCTATTTCAAACAGATTCTACCAGATGATTCATTTTCTTGAATATACTTCAGGGCGGAATGTTATTTGGCAGGGGGCGTTGATGAAATTTACAGAACGCCCTATTTTTGGCTTTGGACCAAGGACATTCGAACAAATATTTCCGCTTCGGGAGCAATTGGAAGATAAATTGATAGCGAGCTGGCATAACGATTTTCTTCAAGTTTACATGGAGAGTGGTCTATTTGCTCTGATTGCATTTCTCTGGATTATCATAGCAATATATTATTATGGATTGAAGATTGTTCGACTAAAGGAATTCGATCTTTTCTACAAGGAAATAACAATTGCCATCTTGCTGGGTATGTCGGCGTTTTTCCTTACCGGATTAGTGGGCGGTTTCATAATCGATCCGATTACTTCGTTGCTATTCAGATTCCTACTTGCGATACTAGCACTCATCAGTTGCACAGTTACTAAAAAAATTAAGATAGATGGAAAGAAAACTTAA
- a CDS encoding glycosyltransferase family 4 protein yields MERKLKILHICSSLAWGGAEIAAVKLAHSFKDRGHDIYFAAHPRGRIFAELQTLGIYPIPVRLLRNFDPYSSLKLRLIINKHAIDLLHVHMSRDLVHAYLATSMMNNRPRIILQKQVSSKVSKKDLFHRLIYSHVDKIFVLSNFLRENILNTCPVYENIVTVIPGGINTTLYRLDRDDAKNLRAEFGIPANALVIGSVGRIDRAKGFTELVNALACLPDSFKETRLVIVGEATFGEENYNNELHELVNFLGLKERIIFAGYRSDIHNLFSVFDIFALPSYEEAFGYVYIEAMAAGLPVIAADAGGASDIITDGETGFLVTPKNVDSLKDGLIKLLSDHQLRQRFGVNGKKKVYDKFLESDILQKYENEYYSLLK; encoded by the coding sequence ATGGAAAGAAAACTTAAGATATTGCACATCTGTTCGTCACTTGCATGGGGTGGTGCTGAAATAGCAGCAGTGAAATTAGCTCATTCATTCAAAGATCGCGGGCATGATATATATTTTGCCGCTCATCCGAGAGGCAGGATATTTGCTGAATTACAAACACTCGGTATTTATCCAATTCCGGTGCGATTGCTCCGGAATTTTGATCCATATTCTTCGCTGAAACTCAGATTAATAATTAATAAACATGCTATTGATCTTCTTCATGTTCATATGTCGCGTGATCTGGTCCACGCATATCTTGCGACATCAATGATGAATAATCGGCCGCGCATAATTCTTCAAAAACAAGTTTCTTCAAAGGTCTCAAAAAAAGATTTATTTCATCGGTTGATTTATTCGCATGTTGATAAGATATTTGTTCTGTCTAATTTTTTACGCGAGAATATTTTAAATACTTGTCCGGTGTATGAAAATATAGTGACTGTCATACCGGGTGGAATAAATACAACTTTATACCGTCTGGATCGTGATGATGCAAAAAATCTTCGTGCCGAATTCGGGATTCCGGCAAATGCTTTGGTCATTGGTTCCGTCGGTCGAATTGATCGGGCTAAGGGATTTACTGAATTAGTGAATGCCCTGGCATGCCTTCCGGATTCGTTTAAAGAGACTCGGTTGGTTATTGTTGGTGAAGCAACTTTTGGTGAGGAGAATTACAATAACGAGCTTCATGAACTCGTTAATTTTCTTGGATTAAAGGAGCGCATTATCTTTGCAGGTTATCGGTCGGATATCCATAATTTGTTTTCTGTGTTCGATATATTCGCGTTGCCTTCGTACGAGGAGGCATTCGGGTATGTTTATATTGAAGCTATGGCAGCGGGTTTGCCAGTTATCGCTGCTGACGCGGGTGGTGCTTCTGACATTATTACCGATGGTGAAACAGGATTTCTCGTTACACCAAAAAATGTCGACTCATTGAAAGATGGATTGATAAAACTATTGAGCGACCATCAGCTCAGGCAACGTTTTGGAGTGAACGGAAAAAAGAAGGTGTATGATAAATTTTTAGAATCCGATATATTGCAGAAATACGAAAATGAATATTATTCACTTCTCAAGTGA
- a CDS encoding DUF255 domain-containing protein, whose amino-acid sequence MNKIISIIVFIFIISTYSFSGNKVELKWYKYNDGIAEAQKSNKKILLDVYTDWCKWCKKLDIEVYENDKVAAYLKKYYVLVKVNGEGSEKLKLDGKEMSETQFTGAMGVTGYPTMFFLDSNGKPIDKLASFVPADKFLPIIKFFGEDYYKKENWEAFYKTYSQQESGKK is encoded by the coding sequence ATGAATAAAATAATCTCAATCATCGTCTTCATATTCATCATATCAACTTATAGTTTTTCCGGAAATAAAGTTGAATTAAAATGGTATAAATACAACGACGGCATAGCCGAAGCCCAAAAGAGTAATAAAAAAATCTTACTTGATGTTTATACAGATTGGTGTAAATGGTGTAAAAAACTCGATATAGAAGTTTACGAAAATGATAAAGTAGCGGCTTACCTTAAAAAATATTATGTATTGGTTAAGGTTAATGGTGAAGGATCAGAGAAATTAAAATTGGATGGCAAAGAGATGTCTGAAACTCAGTTTACCGGAGCAATGGGCGTAACCGGTTATCCAACAATGTTTTTTCTCGATTCTAATGGTAAACCGATCGATAAATTAGCTTCATTTGTTCCTGCTGATAAATTTTTACCGATTATAAAATTTTTCGGTGAAGATTATTATAAGAAAGAAAACTGGGAAGCGTTTTATAAAACTTATTCTCAACAAGAATCAGGCAAGAAGTAA
- a CDS encoding PorV/PorQ family protein: MKRILFIIAASYGLMTSTSISQTGNTGLTFLKFGAGARTLAMGEAFVAVNGGPVGTYYNPATIATDATAHLLFMHNEGVQDRKTEYLASITGWNDFSFGLSVNKTSVNNIPLRQIAGDPFGMFDAQNASIGLSSAYEITSLISVGVTGKFLYEKIYVDDASGYAIDLGALYKSPWNTQFGLSISNLGSMNKLFNESTKLPLIIRAGTSYNHPFTSIPIDVRVNGDIVSFPKESKTHLHFGAETDYKNMIALRFGYQTGYETKSFSAGVGIRSSLFQFDYAYVPYKDSFGSGHIFSLEIQFQ; this comes from the coding sequence ATGAAAAGAATCTTATTCATTATCGCTGCATCTTATGGATTAATGACTTCAACAAGTATATCACAAACGGGAAATACAGGATTAACATTCCTAAAGTTCGGTGCCGGCGCACGCACTCTGGCAATGGGTGAGGCGTTCGTTGCTGTGAATGGTGGCCCGGTCGGAACTTATTACAATCCCGCAACAATTGCGACCGATGCAACCGCGCACCTCCTCTTCATGCACAATGAAGGAGTGCAGGACAGAAAAACTGAGTATCTTGCCTCCATAACAGGATGGAATGATTTTTCTTTCGGTTTGAGTGTAAATAAAACCAGCGTGAATAATATTCCATTACGGCAAATTGCTGGCGATCCGTTTGGAATGTTCGATGCACAGAATGCTTCAATAGGTTTATCTTCGGCATATGAAATAACTTCTTTGATCAGCGTCGGAGTTACAGGTAAATTTTTATACGAAAAGATTTACGTCGATGACGCATCAGGATACGCCATTGATTTGGGTGCATTATATAAATCGCCATGGAATACTCAATTTGGATTATCGATCAGCAACCTGGGATCGATGAATAAATTATTCAATGAGTCAACAAAACTACCGTTGATAATCAGGGCAGGAACTTCGTATAATCATCCCTTCACTTCGATTCCTATCGATGTTCGAGTGAATGGCGATATCGTCTCGTTTCCAAAAGAAAGTAAGACTCATCTTCACTTCGGCGCCGAGACGGATTATAAAAACATGATAGCATTACGTTTCGGATATCAAACAGGTTATGAAACAAAAAGTTTTTCTGCAGGCGTTGGAATACGGTCTTCATTATTTCAATTTGATTACGCCTATGTTCCTTACAAAGACAGTTTCGGTTCAGGACATATATTTTCATTAGAAATTCAATTTCAATAA
- a CDS encoding PorV/PorQ family protein — translation MKRIILFLLIIYSQQSFSQNAGKAGAFARMGFGARGMAMGNALTAVNSDEIFAYYNPALSAFSKTRSANASFGFLSLDRSLTSLSYTQSIPPTAGISASIIKAGVSNIDGRNSNGVHTEDYSTYDYQFALAFSNQVSEGVSLGVAVKLYHNKLFEEVTSTTVGFDIGAHFHLIDRLYLGVALQDIGSKYIWDTKPIYPEPLGKPTTDKFPTLRRIGFAYCLEDPEITVAVDFENSNQSTNILRFGAEYSMIEYFQIRGGVDRIEFGTDRTGAKPSFGFTVRKPVAGFEPALSYAFIYDSFAPHAIHFITLSAKI, via the coding sequence ATGAAACGTATAATTTTATTTTTATTGATCATTTATTCTCAACAAAGTTTTTCTCAGAACGCCGGCAAAGCAGGGGCTTTTGCAAGAATGGGATTCGGGGCACGCGGTATGGCAATGGGCAACGCGCTTACTGCCGTCAATTCAGATGAGATATTTGCATATTATAATCCGGCACTCTCTGCGTTTTCAAAAACTCGCTCGGCAAATGCTTCGTTCGGATTTTTATCGCTCGACAGATCACTTACCTCTTTAAGTTACACCCAATCGATTCCTCCGACCGCCGGCATTTCTGCTTCAATCATCAAAGCGGGAGTGAGCAACATCGACGGAAGGAACAGCAACGGTGTACACACTGAAGATTATTCAACATACGATTATCAATTCGCACTCGCTTTTTCTAATCAGGTCAGCGAGGGAGTATCACTTGGTGTAGCGGTAAAACTTTATCACAACAAATTATTTGAAGAAGTAACTTCCACAACCGTCGGATTCGACATCGGTGCTCACTTTCACCTGATTGATCGGTTATACTTGGGTGTTGCGTTACAAGATATAGGTTCTAAATATATTTGGGACACTAAACCTATCTACCCCGAACCGCTTGGTAAACCAACTACCGATAAATTTCCAACATTAAGAAGAATCGGTTTCGCTTATTGTCTTGAAGATCCTGAAATTACGGTTGCGGTTGACTTCGAAAACTCTAATCAAAGCACTAATATTCTTCGGTTTGGAGCCGAATACTCAATGATCGAATATTTTCAAATCCGTGGTGGCGTTGACAGAATCGAATTCGGAACCGATCGAACCGGCGCTAAACCTTCGTTCGGTTTTACTGTCAGAAAACCGGTAGCCGGATTTGAACCCGCATTATCGTACGCATTTATTTATGATTCATTTGCACCACACGCAATTCATTTTATAACACTATCTGCCAAAATATAA